In Methanoregula formicica SMSP, the DNA window GTTTTTGACCCGGGAGCGCGAGCGAACCGTGGCCAAGACGAATTGGCGGTCCTTGGTTAGATATGGCATAGTTATAGCCACTCCCGATGCCACTCACACCGGTTTTCTTCAAAATGCTTGTTTCAACCTGCCTCGCTATAGAAGTTGCGGCTGAAGTTCCGGCTGCATTTGTATTTGAAGGAAATACGATACTACTAACTTTATTCATGACAGCGGCACCTCCAGTAGCAAGTGTAAAACCTTCCACTGAAGGATTTTCCCTTGTTCCTGGAACTCCTAGTGCAGAAAGCGCCGGTTGGGTTATTACCTTATCAGCAATATACGAAGTTCCACCTGCGGAAGAACCAATAATATAGGGATTAGCGGTCAATACAGCCGCACCTACAGCCGCGTAGGCACCAGCAGCTCCTCCAACTGCACGGCCTCCAAATGTAACCGCACTGAACGGTTGACCTCCAATTATAACATCCATCCCTACATACCATCCTGTATTAACAACAGCGCCGATAACGCCAGGAACCCAAGCCACTTTCCCGCTCGGATCAGAATACAGAACAGGATTATTCTGAACGTACGTGTACCTGTTCATACTCTGGGGATTGGTATCAAAACCGGCGAAGGGATCCTTACTGATGAACCGTCCGGTTTCGGGATCATAATACCGTGATCTCAGGTAAATCAATCCGGTTTCAATATCCATCTGTTCCCCGGTGAACAGGAAATCGTTATCGGCACGGCCGGTGGTGAGAAGGGGCATACCAAATGCATCATACGAATACATGGCCCTTATAGTTCCCTTGCGGTCACTCAGGCTGCGTACGCTTCCGAGGCCGTCATACTGGTAATACATCTGTGCCTTGCGGGGATCGGTCATGGAGATACGGCCCAGGCCATACGAGTATAAGGCGGTTCCTTTTCCATCCGATTCGGAAAGGACCTGCGGCAGCCCCATGTTGACATCCCAGAGATATGATGTGGATTCAGTTTTACTACGGCTGGTTACGGATTTGTCGATACGGTTACCATCCCCGTCATAGGTAAAACGAATCACGGTGGTTTGGTTTGTCACTTTCGGGGAATTCTTGGGAGCACCGGTATTCTTCACGTTCTGGAAATCCTGGGAAGTATCTGTATTTTTGTCTTTCCCGGAATCTTCCGAGCCAGACATGCGGTGTCCTGAAGATTGCGACTGGGTTATTGTGCTCAGCCGGTTGGCAGCATCATATCCATAGGTTGTTGTTTTTCCCGCCGGTCCGGTCTTTTTGACAAGATTTCCATTGTTATCATACGCGTAAGAAGCCTTGCCCGTACTCAGTAACTGGTCGCCAGCATCGTAACTGTAGCTGGTTGTCGAGCTCATTTTTCCAATTTTTGAAACCATAATCAGGCGGTTGCCCATAGGATCGTACGTGTACGCAACGGTGTTCCCATAGGGATAGGTAACCTTGCTCAGGCGGTTAAGGTTGTCATATGCATAGGAGGTAACAAAGGACATGCCGCCTTTGGACTCCTTATCCTTCGGCTTTGGTGCGTCGGCTAATCCCGCATAGGGTTCATCAAGGCCCTGTTCCCGTAATTCCTTTGAGAATTCATAATCATACTTATCCTTGACCTGGACGCGGTTCCCGACCGCATCCAGTGTGTATTCATAACTGGAGACCATGCCGTGCGCGCCCTTGTTGGCCAGGGTGACCAGTCTGTTATTCTTATCGTAGCTGTATTCTGTCCTCGCCCCGTTGGGATACGTCATCTTTACCAGGTTGCTGTTCGCATCATATCCATAGCTTGTGACATTCCCTGACCAGTCGGTTACCCAGCTGAGCCTGTTAAGATCATCATATACGTACGAAACCACCTTGCCATCCGGATAGGTCATCCTGATGGTATTGCCAACTGCATTATAACCATAAGTTACCGTTTTGCCGCTGGGACTGGCAACGCTGGTGAGCTGGTTCAGGCTGTCATAAGCGTAACTCGTTGTCCCCAGACTGTCAGTCATCGATAACCGGTTGCCGATGGCATCGTAGGTATAGCCCACAGTGGTTGCATCAGCGTAGGCTATGCCCGTGAGCCGGTTCAGTGCATCATACGTGAACCCGGTGGTGTTTCCATTACCGTCCGTAACACTAATCGTATTACCGACTGCGTCGTAGCTGTTCCTTGAAATACGTCCTAAGGGGTCTGTGACGCTGCTCATCCGGTTCAGGCGATCGTAGGCATAGGTTGTTGTATGGCCGTTTGCATCGGTCATTGATGCCAGGTTATTCACTGTGTCGTAGGCATAATTCACAGCTCCGCCCGTGGCATCAGTGACAGTCGTGAGCTGGTCCATGGAATCGTATGAATACCTTGTCGTTCTCCCCAGGGCATCGGTAGTGCTGATCCGGTTGCCGGCACTGTCGTAGCTGATACTTGCGCTGTTACCAGACGGATCGACAACCGTCACCATGCGATCAAGTGCATCATAGCTGAACGAGCCGGTACCGTCTTTGGCATCAGTTAAGCCAGTCAGGCGCCCGACGCCATCATAGGAGAGCATGATTGTGTTGCCAAGGGCATCGGTGATGGCAGTCGGATTGCCGTTGTTGTCATACACGAGGCTTGTACCATGCCCGTTGGCATCAGTTCCGCTCACCAGCTGTCCGTATTGATCATACGTAAATGTGGAGACCGATCCCGCCGGATTGGTAACCGAGAGCAGATTGTTGTTCGCGTCATAGCTGAACGTTACCTGACGTCCCAGTGCATTTGTCGCGCTGACGAGATTGTTATTCGCATCGTAATTCAGTGTTGAGCTCTGTCCCAGCGGATCAATAACCTGGATTACATTTCCAACAGCATCGTAGGTGAACCCGACCGTGCGGTCGATAGCATCGGTTGCACTGATCCTGTTTCCATTATCATACGTGTACGAGATGGTATTTCCCAGATCATCAGTTTCACTAAGTTCCCAACCCCTGGTGTCAAAGGTGTAAATGTGCTTCCTTCCGAGAGGGTCGGTTTCGGTTGTCATCCGCTTATCGATATCGTAATTGTAGCTGTATACGGCGGCCATGGCGTTGCTCTGGCTGGTAACACGCCCATCTGCATCATAGATATTATGCATGGTGCTGCCACGGGGATTCGTTATCGAGGTCATCCGGTGCTTCTCATCATACGTATAGCTGAATTCCCCGCCCATGGCATCGGAAAAGCGGATCAGGTTGCCTTTTTCATCGTACGTATATCGTATGGTCCTGCCTATTGGATCGGTGATGGAAACGATCCGTCCTGCTGCATCGTATGTTAAGGTCAGCGCTCTCCCGGAGGAATCCGTCACTTTGGTCAGATAATTTCCGGTATACGTAAGACTTATCGTATTTCCATTGTTATCCACGATATCGATCAGTTGACCGGCAGGTGTGAAGTGATACGTAATGTGATTTTTCGTTTCAAGGGTATAGGAGCCATCAGCATTTCTCGCTAAATTATCAAAATTTCCTGGTGGTGGAGAATAGGTACCATCAGATTTACGGGTGTAAGTATCCACGCGGCCGTCCTCTCTTTTCACAAGTACATTTCCACTGCCGGCGATGACAGTCAGGTTCATGTTGTAATTGAACGTCCATCCGGAACCGAAAGCCGAGCTCGATGAATCCAGAGAATTGTAATAACGGTCAATGGTCAGGGGCAATCCGCGACCCGGGATGGACAGGTCCTGGTGCTGGTAAAAATAATTACCCGTTGCCAGGTTTATCGGCTCATAGGAATATGCGGAATAACGATTGGATGATGGTGAACCAAATAATGACTGTACATTTATGGATGGTAAACCCGACGAGGCTTCGAATACGTAATAGCATTGCGCATTACTTCCGGGAGGTGCCGGATATTGGGAGAAATCAAATATGTCACTATCTTTAATGGACCCATCAGGCAGCCGGACTGCGATCCGCCATGGTGAGCCATACCATCCACATACATCGACAATAACACATGTCACTCCACTCGGATCTGTCGGACGAAAAATTGGAATCCCATTGGCAACACCACTGAACCATCCCCAGGGTCCCATTCCTGCCCAGCCTGAATTTACTGGAGCGCGGATTTCCATGAGTCCCCTGTTAACGCCATCTCCAACACAGGAAGGGGATGCCGATGAGAAAGCTGCCATTCGTGCCTTGGGCGAAACCCGGGAGAGGCCACCTTGTGAAATAAGCGTCTCGTTATCGGGAGGAGGACTGCTCGCGAATCCGTATAGATTATCGGACCCGCTCGTTACGCTCATACTGCTGTTATTAATTGTGCCCGTACTACTGTCACCAGTTGCGTTCACGCTGCTATTCTCGGAATCTGCTGCCAATACTGGCGACATTGTGATTGTAAACATTGCAGAAATAATCAGGATACAGACAAATTGATGTAATTTTTTTCCAATCATGATATCTCCATCCAACCTAAAAACAACAACATCAATAAATAATTGTCATTATTATCGAATGTCATTCTGATTTTAGTTTTTATTAAATTAATGATTTAACAAAGAGGAATTTTTTTGAAAGATAATAAATATATCTAAATGAAATTCTGCATGCTTGGTGAGGGATGAAACGCCCTGGACCCACCCTTTGATAGAGAGAGCAGGCAGCCTCATGAGCGGAGCTGTGATAAGAATTCGAATTACGATGAGCGGCCGTCGTCCCGCGCCCGACCCTGCCCGCTTGTGCTGCGGTGGGGGCGTTGCCCAGGGTGGGGGGTACCCCCTCCCCCCATATCCCACAAATCGATCCAACCCTCCCACCCGCATGGGGGGGGAGGTCTCTAGGAGCCCCCTCCCCCCTCCGGCCCGGACCGGCCCCCCTTGCCATTTTCGCGTAACCCTCCCGCGGCCCCTTCACGCCGGAGCAGCACCCGGCCGTGCGGGCGGAGATGCGGGCAATAGTGCGTTCATACCATTTTTGAGGAGGGGGGGTATCCGGCATACCCCACCTCTTCAAATTTTTCCGGAGGGGGTGACCCCCCTCCCGTGATCAATGAGAAGGGAGGGGGGTACCCGCTGTTTTCTGGCATGCGGAAGTGCGGGGATCGACGGGGGATGTCCGGATTGTGCTGATGGGATGGCTATGGTGGGGGAGGGGGGGATGGGGCCGTTGCCGAAGGGAAGGATTTAGGTAATCAGAAATTTTGATTATTCGATCCAACCTAATACCTGATTAATGCCAAATAAGAAATATAAATATGATAAAACTGATTGTTTGGAGAGAGGGGAACATGCTTAATTAATTTTCAAGACACTCGCTATTCGTAATAATTGGGCGGTTTTTAAATCTACAAAATTCGAAAATATCGAAGAACATTGGGATTACCGGATTGTAAAAGGGAAAGAAATTAACGTGTTGAGTTAAAATCATCGAAGACGATTTGCCGAAATGATGAATTATTCAATTCGAACATGAAAATAACAAAAAATTACGGATTGATAAAATGTTAGATGCCTTTCTTAATCCTTCGGCAATTGCTTTCATCACCTCGCTCGGTGCACCTGCCGGTCTTTTTGCTGCTGAAGCCACGGGCACATTTGCCCAGTCGCTTGTTATTTCTGGAGCAACAAATGCCTTGACTGGTTTTTTTCAAAAGCGGCTTACCGCTGAAAAACTTCGGAATATCTATACAAATGCGGTCAAGAAGACACTAGCAGATGAGACTCTGACAATTGAACAACAAATACGTGAGCAGCTTTTCACATCAACTCTTTTTTTCGATGATTTCTCCCGGTTCATTGGAAAATTCAACCAGTTACACGAGTTGGCATTCAATAAGCGTAA includes these proteins:
- a CDS encoding RHS repeat-associated core domain-containing protein, which codes for MIGKKLHQFVCILIISAMFTITMSPVLAADSENSSVNATGDSSTGTINNSSMSVTSGSDNLYGFASSPPPDNETLISQGGLSRVSPKARMAAFSSASPSCVGDGVNRGLMEIRAPVNSGWAGMGPWGWFSGVANGIPIFRPTDPSGVTCVIVDVCGWYGSPWRIAVRLPDGSIKDSDIFDFSQYPAPPGSNAQCYYVFEASSGLPSINVQSLFGSPSSNRYSAYSYEPINLATGNYFYQHQDLSIPGRGLPLTIDRYYNSLDSSSSAFGSGWTFNYNMNLTVIAGSGNVLVKREDGRVDTYTRKSDGTYSPPPGNFDNLARNADGSYTLETKNHITYHFTPAGQLIDIVDNNGNTISLTYTGNYLTKVTDSSGRALTLTYDAAGRIVSITDPIGRTIRYTYDEKGNLIRFSDAMGGEFSYTYDEKHRMTSITNPRGSTMHNIYDADGRVTSQSNAMAAVYSYNYDIDKRMTTETDPLGRKHIYTFDTRGWELSETDDLGNTISYTYDNGNRISATDAIDRTVGFTYDAVGNVIQVIDPLGQSSTLNYDANNNLVSATNALGRQVTFSYDANNNLLSVTNPAGSVSTFTYDQYGQLVSGTDANGHGTSLVYDNNGNPTAITDALGNTIMLSYDGVGRLTGLTDAKDGTGSFSYDALDRMVTVVDPSGNSASISYDSAGNRISTTDALGRTTRYSYDSMDQLTTVTDATGGAVNYAYDTVNNLASMTDANGHTTTYAYDRLNRMSSVTDPLGRISRNSYDAVGNTISVTDGNGNTTGFTYDALNRLTGIAYADATTVGYTYDAIGNRLSMTDSLGTTSYAYDSLNQLTSVASPSGKTVTYGYNAVGNTIRMTYPDGKVVSYVYDDLNRLSWVTDWSGNVTSYGYDANSNLVKMTYPNGARTEYSYDKNNRLVTLANKGAHGMVSSYEYTLDAVGNRVQVKDKYDYEFSKELREQGLDEPYAGLADAPKPKDKESKGGMSFVTSYAYDNLNRLSKVTYPYGNTVAYTYDPMGNRLIMVSKIGKMSSTTSYSYDAGDQLLSTGKASYAYDNNGNLVKKTGPAGKTTTYGYDAANRLSTITQSQSSGHRMSGSEDSGKDKNTDTSQDFQNVKNTGAPKNSPKVTNQTTVIRFTYDGDGNRIDKSVTSRSKTESTSYLWDVNMGLPQVLSESDGKGTALYSYGLGRISMTDPRKAQMYYQYDGLGSVRSLSDRKGTIRAMYSYDAFGMPLLTTGRADNDFLFTGEQMDIETGLIYLRSRYYDPETGRFISKDPFAGFDTNPQSMNRYTYVQNNPVLYSDPSGKVAWVPGVIGAVVNTGWYVGMDVIIGGQPFSAVTFGGRAVGGAAGAYAAVGAAVLTANPYIIGSSAGGTSYIADKVITQPALSALGVPGTRENPSVEGFTLATGGAAVMNKVSSIVFPSNTNAAGTSAATSIARQVETSILKKTGVSGIGSGYNYAISNQGPPIRLGHGSLALPGQKLY